Part of the Bacillota bacterium genome is shown below.
TTCTCCAGCCGGGCCTTCGCCTCCTGGGCCGGTTCCACCCGGGTGTCGGCCGCCCTGATCACCAGCAGCACGCCGTCCACCCGGGCGGCCAGCAGGCTCGCGTCGGTCACCGCCAACACCGGAGGCGAATCGACCAGCACAAAGTCGTACCGCTCCGCAAGCCGGCCCAGCACCTCCTTCATCCGGCCCGAACCCAACAACTCCGCCGGGTTGGGCGGAATGGGCCCGCTGGGCAGCAACGCCACCCCGCCGGCCGCGCTCTGCACGACGGCCTTTTCCAGGGCCAAGTTCTGGGACAGCACATTGGTCAAACCAACCTCGTTTTCCACCCCGAACACCTTGTGCAACCTGGGCTTGCGCAAGTCGGCATCCAGCAGGCACACCCCGTGCCCCGCCTGGGCCAGCACCACCGCCAGGTTGCCGGCCGTGGTCGTCTTTCCTTCCTCCGGGCCGGCGCTGGTGATCAGAATCACCTTGGCCGCCCGGTCGGGCGCCGCGAACCCCAGGTTGGTCCGCAGGGTGCGGTAGGCTTCCGCCGCCGCCGCCTTGGGGTGCCGGTGGGCGACCAGGTCGATATAGGCGCCGTTGCTGCTGAACTCGTTCATCTATTGTTAGTCCTCCGTATACTAGTCCTCTGTTGTGTCCTCTATTAAGGGAGACAGTCCCATTGGGCCCTAGGGGGAAATGGGGACAGTCCCCGGAGGGAGAGGGGGACAGTCCCCATTTTCCTCCGACCTCCGACCTCCGACTTCCGACTTCCTTTTTCAGTAGGCGCCCCGCCGCGCCGACCGCGCGTCCATCTTCGGCACCACGCCCAGCACCGGCAGTTCCAGGTGCCGCTCCACGTCCTCCGGCGTCTTGATCGTGTAGTCCAGGTGCTCCAGCACGAAGGCCAGTCCCACGAACACCATCACCCCCAGCACCAACGCCAGCATCATGTTCAATTTCTTGTTCGGCTTCACCGGCGCCGTCGGCGTGTTCGCCGGCGACACCACCACCACCGAGGTCCGGCCCAGGTCGATGGAACGCGCAATCTGGGTTTCCGTCACCTTCTCCGCCAGCAGGTTCGCCGTGGCCTCCAGACGGTTCACCTCGTCCCGCAGCCGGTCCAGGGCGGCCCGCTTGACCGTCAGTTCGGCCGACAGCGCGCCGGTCTCCCCCTCCAGGCCAGCAATCAACTGGGCGAGCGCTTCCATCTCGGCTTCCTTCTCCGCCTGGGCGGCTTTGCGCTCGCTCAAACGCTCGGACAGGGCCGCGTAGACCGGGTTGGGCTCCCGGGCGGTCACCACCCCTTGGTCGGTGGTCCGTTCCACGCTGACGGTCTGCGGCGTGGCGTTCAATTCCTCCTGCATCCGGGCCACCCCGGCGCCGGCCTGCCGCTGTTCGATCACGGCCACGTTCAGCCGTGACTTGTACCGGGCCAGATCCTCCGACTTCTGACTGAATTCCGAATCCAACACGGCCACGCTCCGCGGCTGCGCTTCGAGCCCTTTTAGCTTTTCCTGCGCCTCGTCCAACCGCGCCAGGGCCTCGTCCCGCTGGCGCTCCAGGAAGTCCACCGACCGGGCCATCTGCTCCTCGTTCTTGTCGGACAACATCGAAAGATACTCCGCGTTCATCGCGTTCGCGATATCCCGCGCCAGCACCGGGTCGGTGTGCCGCACCCGCACCTCGATCAGGTTGGCGTCCTTGATCACCCCGGCTTCCACCATTCCCAGCAAGTGCCTGGGCTCGTACAGCGCCCGGTCCAGGTCCAGCTTCTCGATCACCCGCCCCATCAGGGCCTCGCTCTGGATCTGCCCCAGATAGGTTTGCATGGTCATCACCGGCATGCGGGCGAGCGTCCCCACCACGCCCTCCAGGCCGCCCTGTTCCACCGCCCGCTGCCGGTCGTCCCCCGCCTGGGCGACCATCAAGAGCGTCTTGGCCTCGTACACCGGCTGCAGAATAAAGAAACTCAAGATGCCGCTGGTCAGCACGGCCAGAAAAGTCCCCAGCGCGATCACCCAGCGCCACTTGTGCAGGACCTTGAAATAGGCCCGCAGGTCGATGACGTCCTCGGTGAAGACCGGTCTTTGCTGCTCATTCTTTTGCTGCTCGTTCACGGTCGAACCTCCCTGTGAAGTACGGGCAGGGCCAAAACTTCCTTAAACCCCTGGGAGACACTCCCCCAAGGGGACTGTCCCAAGGGGAGCTGTCCCCTTTGGACCCCTGGGGGACTGTCCCCTTCCCCAGGGGGACTGTCCCCTTCCCCAGGGGGACTGTCCCCTTCCCCAGGGGGACTGTCCCCTTCCCCAGGGCCTTCCCCAGGGGGACTGTCCCCTCCCCCGCTCTGTCCCCTTTCCTCCTCCGCCCGGAGCCGGGTCAATATCTCTTCCGCCGGCGCCTCTTCGCCCATCCGGCTCAAAGCCGCCGCCCGCCAGATTTCACTTTCCCGGTTCAGGTTTTTATCGGCCGCCGCGGCCCGCAAACGCTCCTCGGCCGGACCGTACTCGCCCAGCAAAAAGTGGGCCTGCCCGGTCACCAGCTTCAAAGCCGCGCTTTGTTCCGCCGCCGCCCGCCACCGGGTTACAAACCGCCGGTCCAAAAACGCGGCCTGCCGCTCCACCCGCCCGGGCAGGTCCAGCGCTTTTTGCGCGTAATCCCGGGCCGCCGCCCATTCCTCCCGCTCGATGCTGTAATGCACCGCCCCGATGTAGGCCCGGCCCAAAATCTCGTAATTGGGCAGGTGCAGCGGGTTGGTCGGCGGCAGGGCCTCCGCCTCCAGGACCACCAGTCTCGGCTCCCGCAGCATGTGGTACACGTTCAGATTGGAACTCCGGATCTTGATCCCGTACGGCTCGCA
Proteins encoded:
- a CDS encoding CpsD/CapB family tyrosine-protein kinase codes for the protein MNEFSSNGAYIDLVAHRHPKAAAAEAYRTLRTNLGFAAPDRAAKVILITSAGPEEGKTTTAGNLAVVLAQAGHGVCLLDADLRKPRLHKVFGVENEVGLTNVLSQNLALEKAVVQSAAGGVALLPSGPIPPNPAELLGSGRMKEVLGRLAERYDFVLVDSPPVLAVTDASLLAARVDGVLLVIRAADTRVEPAQEAKARLEKTGGRILGVTLNKVRLSAKDYSYYYYYHHRPGKEDQVRL
- a CDS encoding Wzz/FepE/Etk N-terminal domain-containing protein, producing MNEQQKNEQQRPVFTEDVIDLRAYFKVLHKWRWVIALGTFLAVLTSGILSFFILQPVYEAKTLLMVAQAGDDRQRAVEQGGLEGVVGTLARMPVMTMQTYLGQIQSEALMGRVIEKLDLDRALYEPRHLLGMVEAGVIKDANLIEVRVRHTDPVLARDIANAMNAEYLSMLSDKNEEQMARSVDFLERQRDEALARLDEAQEKLKGLEAQPRSVAVLDSEFSQKSEDLARYKSRLNVAVIEQRQAGAGVARMQEELNATPQTVSVERTTDQGVVTAREPNPVYAALSERLSERKAAQAEKEAEMEALAQLIAGLEGETGALSAELTVKRAALDRLRDEVNRLEATANLLAEKVTETQIARSIDLGRTSVVVVSPANTPTAPVKPNKKLNMMLALVLGVMVFVGLAFVLEHLDYTIKTPEDVERHLELPVLGVVPKMDARSARRGAY